The Halorussus rarus genome includes the window CCGCCGTACGACGCCCACCAGCTCGTCGACATCCTCCAGAACCGGGCCGACGCGTTCCGCGACGGGGTGCTCTCGGACGACGCCGTCCCGCTCACCGCCGCGCTGGCCGCCCAGGAGCACGGCGACGCCCGCAAGGCCATCGACATCCTCCGGAACGCGGGTCGCATCGCCACCAAGGAGGAGGACGAGACGGTGACCGAGGAGCACGTCTACGCCGCCAAGGAGAAGACCGAGGCCGACCGGTTCGCCGAACTCATCGAGGGTGCGCCGACCCAGGCGAAGGCGATACTGCTGGCGCTGACCGTCCTGACCGAGAACAAGCCCCGCGACCAGTTCCCGACCCAGCAGATCTACCGGCAGTACCAGTCCATCGCGCGAAGGCTCGACATGGACTCGCTGTCCGAGCGTCGGGTCCAGGAGATTCTCCAGGAGCAGGACTTCCTCAACGTCATCAACTCCGAGACCAAGGGCCGGGGCCGGGGCCGCGGCGTCCACACCAAGCACCGACTGCTCGAGGACCCCGACATCGTGAAGAAGGTGCTCAACCGCGACTCCCGGATCGCCGACCTCGGCATCTGAGTCGGCCGCCGTTCTCCGGTTGCTTCGCCGTCTTCGTATTCCCCTCGAAATCCCAGTATCGAATCCCTCATTATCGTGAGTATAATGGACATATTACCGTAGCTAAGGTATCTAAGTCATACCGAGGTAGAATTTATATATCCGGACGAAGCGATTCGAACCATGTCAGCCACGACGACCTGGACCGACCCGAACGACTGCCCGTTCTGCGGGAGCGAACTGCAGAACCCCGGTGCCGGGTTCATCGACCACATCGAGGACAATCCGAACTGCGAGGCCGGCTTCGAGACGTGGCGGAGCAACATCACCGACGACATCTGCGGCGGCTGGTCCGGATAACCCGGAACGACTTTTTTCGGACACTCAGGGAGTATCGACGGCAAGTCTAGCTAGGACAAATACACCAGCTTCTCCTGCCAGACGATCCTTTTCTTCCTCGATACGGCTTCTTCGCCACCTGTTGAGATTTCACGCAGAATGCCCGGATATAATAGGTGACCTTATACTAATAATGTCGAATTAGAGGATCTTATAGGAAGGCTTATCCGCACGTCTCGGTTACGGACTCCCACGATGAGATGCCCTCAGTGCAGCGGTAAACTGGTAGACGCCCACGGGTACGAGTCGTGCCAGCAGTGCGGCCACATCCCGCCGCACGGCGCCGACTGACGACCCGGCGACCCAGTCGTACAGCCATCCGAACAGCAGCTCGCGGCCGTTTTTTCGTCGGAGTCGTTCCACGCGAGCACCCCGCTACGGGAGCGACTCCGTCGGCACCGGCCCCGCCCGCGACCGGCGGGATTTTTCTACCGTCGGGCGCTACGGGTCTCCCGTGAACGTCCGGGGAGAAGTCGCGGAAGTCGGCGAGGTTCGGACCGTCAGCACGCAGTACGGCGAGCGCGACCTCGCGGAGGTGACGGTCCGCGAGGACGCCGGCCACGAGACGGTGACGCTGTGGGGCAAGTGGACCGAGAGCGCCGACCTCCTCGAACCGGGGATGGAGCTACTAGTGACCGACGTCGCCGAGGACGAGTACCGCGGCGAGACGACGTACTCCACCGACGGGGACTCGTACGTCGTCGTCGAGCCGTCGTTCCTGGTGGACGTGACCGACGTCCGGTCGTGGGTCCAGTGTCCGCGGATGTACTACCTGAACAAGCTCTCGGGCATCCCCCTGAAGTACCCCGTCACC containing:
- a CDS encoding DUF7501 family protein codes for the protein MSATTTWTDPNDCPFCGSELQNPGAGFIDHIEDNPNCEAGFETWRSNITDDICGGWSG